A genomic stretch from Falco naumanni isolate bFalNau1 chromosome 8, bFalNau1.pat, whole genome shotgun sequence includes:
- the LOC121092335 gene encoding transcription initiation factor TFIID subunit 4-like, with protein MLHPGKGTPPELGRPCAPMLKGTRVPEVPWHWKDPDDQTSWRSQGHIPTAGPFPWQQQPVGAGSQRQQPLIRLNQKARPGRDDQPSSIGSEQKTNRQTPAVWGRSEELCTKTYEPPPSLHSNCHLGCPVTAALVAHLQAEPTAGTGGQGSHAPPAPARPQRFQEGRLHRAEPAVQTAPKRAWQSPPHSSSPVSTPPHRRVPAHPSQPTAGGAAGSHPIAALEGRARTGAGAPQGVLGNAGPQGHFHPSNSLSATEVSSASLPGKTPCAPQELQTLHWARPAELERHKAPWIPANPQSPAATAHGSCLQDPSFLFIFYPPAIPELDLLPPHPPTAGSTSRHEFPGCQGMALGIRGVSGWGEQLGTPFYVCPGW; from the coding sequence ATGCTACATCCCGGCAAGGGAACTCCTCCCGAGCTCGGGAGACCCTGTGCACCGATGCTGAAAGGCACTCGGGTCCCTGAAGTGCCCTGGCACTGGAAGGACCCAGATGATCAAACCAGCTGGAGATCCCAGGGTCACATTCCCACAGCCGGTCCCtttccctggcagcagcaacCTGTGGGAGCCGGGTCCCAGCGGCAGCAGCCGCTGATTAGGCTCAATCAAAAAGCCCGTCCTGGGAGAGATGACCAGCCCAGCTCCATCggttcagagcagaaaacaaaccGGCAAACGCCAGCCGTCTGGGGCAGGAGTGAAGAACTTTGCACCAAAACGTATgaacccccccccagcctgcacaGCAACTGCCACCTGGGCTGCCCTGTCACGGCTGCCCTGGTCGCTCACCTCCAGGCGGAACCAACAGCAGGTACGGGCGGTCAGGGCAGCCacgctccccctgccccagcacgcCCACAGCGTTTCCAGGAAGGGCGATTGCACCGCGCCGAGCCGGCGGTGCAAACAGCCCCGAAACGTGCCTGGCAGAGCCCCCCACACAGCTCCTCGCCAGTCAGCACCCCACCCCACCGGAGGGTCCCAGCTCACCCCTCCCAGCCCACCGCGGGAGGAGCTGCCGGCTCCCACCCCATCGCTGCGTTAGAGGGTCGGGCACGCACTGGAGCTGGGGCTCCCCAGGGTGTTTTGGGGAACGCAGGTCCCCAAGGGCATTTCCACCCGTCTAACAGCCTGTCTGCAACGGAGGTGAGCTCAGCAAGCCTTCCTGGCAAAAcaccctgtgccccccaggaGCTCCAAACGCTGCACTGGGCTCGCCCAGCTGAACTGGAGCGTCACAAGGCTCCCTGGATCCCCGCAAAcccacagagcccagcagcaaCAGCGCACGGCAGCTGCCTTCAGGATCCGAGTTTCTTGTTCATCTTTTATCCACCTGCTATTCCCGAGCTGGAcctgctgcccccccacccccccactgCTGGGAGCACCAGCCGGCACGAATTCCCTGGGTGCCAGGGAATGGCTCTTGGGATACGTGGGGTCTCTGGCTGGGGGGAACAGCTGGGAACACCATTCTATGTGTGTCCAGGCTGGTGA